A single genomic interval of Nostoc commune NIES-4072 harbors:
- a CDS encoding MlaD family protein: MRGLMTSRFASGRTFREGSVGLLLLLGLGVFGLLFLWLNRFTPAGRSYKVIVEFANAGGMQKGATVRYRGVKVGTISQVRPGPNAVDVEIEIAQTNLILPRNVVVEANQSGLISESIIDITPKATLPSGVVIAKPLDKNCDPSLIICNGSRLKGQVGISVDELIRSSTQLAAAYNDPKFYRNVNRVLETTTGATTSFIELSQDLQGLTKSLRQQLNTFSATANSVQRATNQLSASSSQTINKFGATATQANRLLNNLDNLLTTNRSSLLGALNNITETSNQLRVTVSSLSPAVNRFTQGQLINNLETLSANAAQASANLRDASKTLNDPKNAVLLQQTLDSARVTFENSQKITSDLDELTGDPTFRQNLRQLVNGLSSLVSSTQQMQQQVQVATNLDSVKTAVSKPNNLIPNPAPTQEPMSNDKSLPVYVINPPPANFGSIDINPEPTPTPSPSISNSSQEDLLKQLREYGKQREQLDTGK, translated from the coding sequence ATGCGAGGTCTTATGACAAGCCGCTTCGCGTCTGGGCGAACATTTAGAGAAGGCTCTGTGGGATTGTTACTCCTGCTAGGATTAGGGGTATTTGGGTTACTCTTTTTGTGGTTAAATAGATTCACTCCTGCTGGGCGGTCATACAAAGTTATTGTGGAATTTGCCAACGCTGGCGGAATGCAAAAGGGAGCAACAGTTCGCTATCGAGGCGTTAAGGTAGGAACTATTTCCCAGGTTCGACCAGGGCCAAATGCCGTTGATGTAGAGATTGAAATTGCCCAAACTAACCTAATTCTCCCCCGGAATGTAGTGGTAGAAGCTAATCAAAGCGGATTAATTAGCGAAAGTATCATTGATATCACACCAAAAGCAACCTTACCTAGTGGGGTTGTGATTGCTAAACCCCTAGATAAAAATTGTGATCCCAGCCTGATAATTTGTAATGGCTCTCGGTTAAAAGGTCAGGTTGGCATCAGTGTTGATGAATTAATTCGCAGTTCAACTCAGTTAGCTGCTGCATACAATGACCCCAAATTTTATAGAAATGTCAATCGGGTTCTAGAAACTACCACAGGCGCAACAACTAGTTTTATTGAGCTAAGTCAAGATTTACAAGGTTTGACCAAAAGCTTGCGACAACAACTTAATACCTTTTCAGCTACTGCTAATTCAGTGCAGCGAGCGACAAACCAACTTAGTGCATCATCGAGTCAAACAATAAATAAATTTGGTGCAACTGCAACTCAAGCAAATCGTTTGCTCAACAATCTAGATAATTTATTGACAACAAATCGTTCTTCGCTGCTTGGCGCTTTGAACAATATCACCGAAACCAGCAACCAACTACGTGTTACAGTCAGTAGCCTATCACCAGCTGTGAATCGATTCACTCAAGGACAATTAATCAATAATTTAGAAACTCTTTCAGCAAATGCAGCGCAAGCCTCAGCTAATTTACGTGATGCTTCAAAAACTTTAAATGATCCAAAGAATGCGGTGCTGCTACAACAAACTTTAGATTCAGCACGAGTAACCTTTGAAAATAGCCAAAAAATTACATCTGATTTGGATGAGTTGACAGGTGATCCTACTTTCCGACAAAATTTGCGGCAATTGGTGAATGGTCTAAGTAGTTTGGTATCTTCTACACAACAGATGCAGCAACAAGTGCAAGTTGCTACTAATCTAGATTCGGTAAAAACTGCTGTAAGCAAACCAAATAATCTAATTCCTAACCCAGCGCCAACTCAAGAGCCGATGTCTAATGATAAGTCCCTACCCGTCTACGTAATTAATCCCCCACCTGCTAATTTTGGAAGTATCGACATCAACCCTGAGCCAACTCCAACCCCCAGTCCGTCTATCTCTAACTCATCCCAAGAAGACCTGTTAAAGCAGCTGCGGGAGTATGGTAAACAACGGGAGCAATTGGATACAGGAAAATAG
- a CDS encoding ABC transporter ATP-binding protein yields the protein MTEPLIELKGVSKSFGSHKVLDNVDLTIYRGEALGIIGPSGTGKSTILRVMAGLLSPDEGEIYVQGVRRDGLIEDGGQPVGIGMVFQQAALFDSLTVEENVGFLLYQNSKLTRSRIQDLVKEKLEMVGLPEISHLYPAELSGGMRKRVSFARAIMSNPDNPSEGPEVLLYDEPTAGLDPIASTVIEDLIRYLQCLHGVCSTYAVVTHQDSTMRRTADRLIFLYEGRVQWQGTVSETYNTENPLIKQFLSGSVQGPIQVVG from the coding sequence ATGACTGAACCATTGATTGAACTGAAAGGTGTTTCTAAGTCCTTTGGTAGCCATAAAGTTCTAGATAATGTAGACTTGACCATTTACCGGGGAGAAGCATTAGGGATTATTGGTCCATCAGGGACTGGTAAATCAACAATTTTACGGGTGATGGCGGGGTTACTTAGTCCCGACGAAGGAGAAATTTATGTGCAAGGAGTGCGGCGAGACGGTTTGATTGAGGATGGTGGCCAGCCGGTTGGCATTGGTATGGTGTTTCAACAGGCGGCGCTATTTGATTCGCTGACGGTGGAGGAGAATGTGGGATTTTTACTTTATCAAAATTCCAAGCTAACGCGATCGCGCATCCAAGATTTGGTAAAAGAAAAATTGGAGATGGTAGGTTTGCCAGAAATAAGCCACCTCTACCCAGCCGAACTTTCCGGGGGAATGCGAAAACGGGTAAGTTTTGCCCGTGCGATTATGTCTAACCCCGATAATCCTTCAGAAGGGCCAGAAGTTCTACTATACGATGAACCAACAGCCGGACTTGATCCCATTGCCTCAACAGTAATCGAAGATTTAATCCGCTATTTGCAATGTTTACATGGAGTTTGTAGTACTTATGCTGTTGTTACCCACCAAGACAGTACTATGCGCCGTACAGCTGATAGACTTATATTTCTCTATGAAGGTAGAGTGCAGTGGCAGGGTACAGTTAGTGAAACATACAACACAGAAAATCCTTTAATCAAACAATTTCTCAGTGGAAGTGTGCAAGGGCCGATTCAAGTCGTCGGTTAG
- a CDS encoding winged helix-turn-helix domain-containing protein: MFDVYIGYLRLKLKDKKKNRVIHTVCGVGYALREQS, encoded by the coding sequence ATTTTTGACGTTTATATTGGTTATCTGCGACTAAAATTGAAAGACAAGAAGAAAAACCGTGTGATTCATACAGTCTGTGGTGTAGGTTATGCACTGCGGGAACAATCCTAA
- a CDS encoding CopG family transcriptional regulator has protein sequence MNKKWAVKRLTVNLTTEEMKKLQSYCASTGRPATDVIRELLRTLEVDNAKNSEMETAESTKPVGSGSKSQ, from the coding sequence ATGAATAAAAAATGGGCTGTTAAACGACTGACAGTAAATCTCACAACCGAGGAAATGAAGAAACTTCAATCCTACTGTGCTTCCACAGGAAGGCCAGCAACAGATGTAATTAGAGAATTGCTCCGAACTCTTGAGGTTGACAATGCTAAAAACTCTGAGATGGAAACAGCAGAGTCAACAAAACCAGTTGGCAGTGGGTCAAAATCACAGTAA
- a CDS encoding Uma2 family endonuclease, producing the protein MKTLAKWSVDDYHRMVEAGILRGRHLELLAGEIVEMSPETPIHYTTAKRGVKYLEELLSGKADVRFNGPITLSDSEPEPDIAIVRLPESSYNDRHPAPQDIFWIVEVANTSLNKDLEIKAAIYATAEIQEYWVLSLSAKQMIVFRNPQNGKYVEEYTIKQGTVTPLAFADVSISVQRLLP; encoded by the coding sequence ATGAAAACCCTGGCTAAATGGTCTGTAGACGACTATCACCGCATGGTTGAGGCGGGCATTCTGCGTGGTCGTCATCTGGAATTGCTAGCAGGCGAAATCGTTGAGATGAGTCCAGAAACCCCAATTCACTACACCACAGCAAAACGAGGTGTAAAATATTTAGAAGAATTGCTATCAGGTAAAGCTGATGTCCGCTTCAATGGGCCCATTACATTATCCGACTCGGAACCCGAACCTGATATTGCAATTGTTCGACTTCCAGAATCATCCTACAACGATCGCCATCCTGCTCCTCAAGATATCTTCTGGATTGTAGAAGTTGCCAACACAAGTTTAAACAAGGACTTGGAGATCAAGGCTGCGATTTATGCGACGGCTGAAATTCAAGAATATTGGGTTTTAAGTTTATCTGCTAAACAAATGATTGTGTTCAGAAACCCTCAAAATGGTAAGTATGTTGAAGAATATACTATTAAGCAAGGAACAGTTACACCATTAGCGTTTGCGGATGTTTCAATATCCGTTCAAAGACTTTTGCCATAG
- a CDS encoding DUF3131 domain-containing protein, whose product MSSDFQPPSKSLSILASVGGIVTGLIAIAILNVWSKQVPKTSLEKPEISTSQTVARQPQKPQPPVSSAKEPEIVASLDAKSVVLPGQPIPKNQLTVSIIPYIAPRVGKLTPDETTTARQAWSYFQRNWNDETGLVNSVDGFASVSMWDQTAAIAALVSARELNIVPAAEFDAKMSKMLKTLASMPLYKGELPNKVYNAKTLVPVNYGQLEKREEIGWSAIDLGRMAIWLKIIGAKYPEMRLETEAIWQRWQVKRLTKNGQMYGTAVIKGKEQYNQEGRLGYENYAAYGLKLWGLDVTQALDYQSHTAFVDLYGQGVPYDQRDFKNSGANNYVLSEPYILDGIETGFQALPKVYADRILAAQAARYEATKQLTAVTEDNLDRPPYFVYSSLFVNGEPWATIADTREKHNDLRFLSAKAAIGWYVLYNTTYTSQLFDFVQANLKSKDGWYNGFYESLRQPNKTLTANNNGVILESLLYKKVGQPLTVWAGVKTQKLTQRAIKTP is encoded by the coding sequence ATGAGTTCTGATTTTCAACCGCCATCTAAGAGTTTGTCCATACTAGCTTCGGTTGGAGGAATCGTTACCGGTCTAATAGCGATCGCAATTTTAAATGTTTGGTCTAAGCAAGTTCCCAAAACTTCTCTAGAAAAACCTGAAATATCAACATCCCAAACAGTTGCACGGCAACCGCAGAAACCCCAACCCCCTGTATCTTCTGCTAAAGAACCTGAAATAGTTGCCAGTCTTGATGCGAAATCCGTAGTTTTACCAGGTCAGCCCATTCCTAAGAATCAACTAACTGTATCAATAATTCCATACATTGCTCCTAGAGTTGGAAAACTGACCCCAGACGAAACGACAACTGCCCGTCAGGCTTGGTCATACTTCCAGCGCAACTGGAACGATGAAACTGGTTTAGTCAATTCCGTTGATGGCTTTGCCTCTGTCAGTATGTGGGATCAGACAGCAGCGATCGCAGCTTTAGTCAGTGCTAGAGAACTCAACATAGTGCCTGCGGCTGAATTTGATGCCAAAATGAGCAAAATGTTGAAAACACTGGCATCTATGCCTTTATACAAAGGGGAGCTACCCAACAAAGTCTACAATGCAAAAACCCTTGTACCCGTTAATTATGGTCAACTAGAAAAACGCGAAGAAATTGGTTGGTCAGCCATAGATTTAGGACGGATGGCAATCTGGCTGAAGATTATTGGGGCAAAGTATCCAGAAATGCGGCTAGAAACAGAAGCAATTTGGCAACGTTGGCAAGTCAAGCGTCTGACCAAAAATGGACAAATGTACGGTACTGCCGTTATCAAAGGCAAAGAACAGTACAATCAAGAGGGTCGCTTGGGCTATGAAAATTATGCTGCCTACGGTTTAAAGCTTTGGGGCTTGGATGTTACACAAGCATTGGATTATCAATCCCATACTGCTTTTGTTGATCTTTACGGACAGGGAGTTCCTTATGACCAACGGGACTTTAAAAACTCTGGAGCTAATAACTACGTTCTTAGCGAACCCTATATCTTAGATGGTATAGAAACTGGGTTTCAAGCTTTGCCTAAAGTTTATGCCGATCGTATTTTAGCTGCTCAAGCAGCGCGTTATGAAGCGACAAAACAATTAACTGCCGTCACTGAAGACAACTTAGATCGCCCCCCATACTTTGTTTACAGCAGCTTGTTTGTCAACGGAGAACCTTGGGCAACCATCGCAGATACCAGAGAAAAACACAACGATTTGCGGTTTCTCAGCGCCAAAGCTGCGATCGGCTGGTATGTGCTTTACAATACTACTTATACTAGCCAGCTATTTGATTTTGTCCAAGCTAACCTTAAATCTAAAGATGGCTGGTATAACGGCTTTTATGAGTCTCTGCGTCAGCCGAATAAAACTCTTACTGCCAACAATAATGGCGTGATTTTAGAAAGCTTACTGTATAAAAAGGTCGGACAACCGCTCACCGTTTGGGCAGGAGTTAAAACTCAGAAGTTAACCCAGAGGGCTATCAAAACACCGTAA
- a CDS encoding TIGR04376 family protein, translating into MGLFDDLSRFLENRLEEFLRNNPHLELEALLEQLREQEEGTLKLIADLQVQEKRSQEEILSTAQEIQRWHIRIQKAKNAGREDLASAAGEREAALLREGNQRWGHMQGLKERINQSQELLRKIQQRRQEVQAKAAEAQTARAKAQTQQRFETSGWSNKTSSYSSGFDDLEEKFRSWETQDELEQMKRNLGK; encoded by the coding sequence GTGGGATTATTTGATGATTTGAGTCGGTTTCTAGAAAACCGTTTAGAAGAATTCTTGCGTAACAATCCACATTTGGAGTTAGAGGCGCTGCTAGAACAGCTGCGTGAGCAAGAAGAAGGCACATTAAAGCTGATCGCAGATTTACAAGTACAAGAGAAGCGATCGCAAGAAGAAATTCTGTCCACTGCTCAAGAAATTCAGCGTTGGCATATCCGTATTCAAAAAGCCAAAAACGCTGGCAGAGAAGATTTGGCAAGTGCAGCAGGTGAACGAGAAGCAGCCCTGTTGCGCGAAGGAAATCAGCGCTGGGGACACATGCAAGGGCTGAAAGAACGCATTAACCAATCTCAGGAACTACTACGAAAAATTCAGCAACGGCGACAGGAAGTGCAAGCTAAAGCAGCCGAAGCACAGACAGCCCGTGCTAAAGCGCAAACCCAGCAGCGTTTTGAAACTAGCGGCTGGTCGAATAAAACTAGTAGTTATTCTAGTGGCTTTGATGACTTAGAAGAGAAGTTCCGTAGCTGGGAAACTCAGGATGAGTTAGAACAAATGAAGCGGAATTTAGGAAAATAG
- a CDS encoding DUF4112 domain-containing protein encodes MDAAKRLATLNRIRKLSRLMDTSIRIPLTGFRIGIDPIIGLVPGAGDLISTAFSAYIIFLATRFGIPRQDLTKMIFNVGLEAVVGTVPLVGDLFDAFYKSNIRNLAILEQHLTVVEPELKEVSDELYSDKFRQV; translated from the coding sequence ATGGACGCTGCTAAACGCCTTGCTACTCTCAATCGCATCCGCAAACTCAGCCGTCTGATGGATACATCTATACGCATCCCTCTAACAGGTTTTCGCATTGGAATAGATCCAATTATTGGTTTGGTTCCAGGTGCTGGTGATTTAATCAGTACAGCATTTTCAGCTTACATCATATTTTTAGCTACCCGTTTTGGCATCCCACGTCAAGATTTAACCAAAATGATTTTTAATGTTGGTTTAGAAGCAGTCGTTGGTACTGTGCCTTTAGTGGGTGATTTATTTGATGCTTTCTATAAGTCTAATATTCGCAATTTGGCTATTTTAGAGCAACATTTGACAGTCGTTGAACCAGAACTCAAAGAAGTGTCTGATGAACTTTATTCTGATAAGTTCAGGCAAGTTTAA
- a CDS encoding nitrate transporter produces the protein MFLDILVSLQRLFVGYIPAVVLGSFIGYFIGLNSMIYQLFRLIFQIPHSIPPIALLPLSLIAFQESESAAIIVVFLGTLWTMIINTAIGMRHFHRQNKNFRVAIFHLFHALKVSIWVAWFIVIATEMLIGPRGLGFTLWDAYKAGNADYIIQEILYIGIIGFMLDQLLDFAAYILSQMVSDGKKSS, from the coding sequence ATGTTTTTAGACATTTTAGTTAGCCTACAGCGATTATTTGTCGGTTACATTCCAGCCGTTGTATTGGGTAGTTTTATTGGATATTTCATAGGTCTAAATAGCATGATTTATCAGCTATTTAGGCTAATATTTCAAATACCACATAGTATCCCGCCTATAGCTTTGCTACCTCTTAGCCTAATAGCATTTCAAGAGAGCGAATCGGCTGCTATTATAGTAGTTTTTTTAGGAACTCTCTGGACGATGATTATTAACACGGCAATAGGGATGCGGCATTTTCATAGACAGAATAAGAACTTTAGAGTAGCTATATTTCATCTATTTCACGCCTTGAAAGTTAGCATTTGGGTAGCCTGGTTTATAGTTATTGCTACAGAAATGTTAATCGGCCCAAGAGGACTTGGCTTTACCTTGTGGGATGCTTATAAAGCTGGCAATGCCGATTACATAATTCAGGAGATCCTCTACATCGGTATCATTGGCTTTATGCTGGATCAATTACTAGATTTTGCAGCCTATATTCTCTCGCAAATGGTTTCAGATGGGAAAAAATCTTCCTAA